The Hydrogenophaga crocea genome contains a region encoding:
- a CDS encoding ATP-binding protein has product MTVIFVGGVHGVGKSTCCGQVAQLAGCLHFAASEIIRRERAQAIASAGKLVADVDGNQRLLIRGFRTLRQEAGTTPILLDGHFAMRDGLGDIQPVSVDVFRSLEIDRVVCLVDDASAIAVRIRQRDGAAPAHREIADLQDAELRHSRLVAAALAVPFTLLQGGDVESFIRHVLPRKA; this is encoded by the coding sequence GTGACGGTCATCTTTGTCGGTGGGGTGCATGGGGTCGGCAAGAGCACCTGCTGTGGTCAGGTCGCTCAGCTTGCTGGGTGTCTTCATTTCGCAGCCAGCGAGATTATTCGCAGAGAGCGCGCACAAGCAATTGCTTCGGCAGGAAAGCTCGTCGCCGATGTGGACGGCAACCAGAGACTGCTCATTCGCGGGTTCCGCACCTTGAGGCAGGAGGCGGGGACCACACCTATCCTGCTGGATGGCCACTTTGCGATGCGCGATGGACTCGGCGACATTCAGCCAGTGTCCGTCGACGTGTTCAGGTCGCTCGAGATTGATCGGGTCGTTTGCCTCGTGGACGATGCAAGTGCGATTGCGGTCAGAATTCGGCAGAGAGACGGGGCGGCACCGGCCCATCGCGAGATCGCGGACCTTCAAGATGCGGAGTTGCGCCATTCAAGGCTCGTCGCTGCCGCCCTTGCCGTTCCTTTCACGTTGCTGCAAGGCGGCGATGTGGAATCTTTCATCCGACATGTGCTTCCCCGAAAGGCCTGA
- a CDS encoding ASCH domain-containing protein: MTSSKTSFAFEGDVALISVHPVYVEKIMSGEKNLEFRRIWPKRAIDTLVVYATHPQQRLAAIVQVAGVVRVSKTALWRVAAAEGGGITRQALFDYFEGKELGVAIRLGKRIKLGSGLPPKKVFGASFRPPQSFRYLSDTEKLKVRALLEAAR; the protein is encoded by the coding sequence ATGACAAGTTCGAAGACATCCTTCGCCTTTGAGGGTGATGTCGCGCTGATCTCGGTCCATCCCGTCTACGTCGAGAAGATCATGTCGGGCGAGAAGAACCTGGAATTTAGGCGGATATGGCCCAAGCGGGCGATCGACACACTCGTCGTGTACGCCACGCATCCGCAGCAGCGGCTGGCCGCCATAGTGCAGGTCGCCGGCGTGGTACGAGTCTCCAAGACGGCGCTCTGGCGGGTCGCGGCGGCCGAAGGGGGTGGCATCACACGGCAGGCACTGTTCGATTATTTCGAAGGAAAGGAGCTTGGCGTCGCGATCCGCCTAGGCAAACGAATCAAACTGGGCTCGGGCCTGCCCCCGAAGAAGGTGTTCGGCGCGTCCTTTCGACCGCCGCAGTCATTTCGCTACCTATCGGATACCGAAAAGTTGAAGGTGCGTGCCTTATTGGAGGCCGCACGGTGA
- a CDS encoding GNAT family N-acetyltransferase, whose translation MHFLLDTNVLIPLEDSSIPLRDSLANFVRLATANKHVLVYHPASIDDIEEDKDEARRAQTLQRLRQYTKLEHRPVCPWNTPDTKRNDAADNEILYALSVHAASALVTEDRQIHDKAKTRGLLDRVFTIQTAEDLLLRLHETVGVRLPNIEEVPLYQLTPLLASSFFDSLRDSYEFDGWFRRKSEEGCRAWVHWEARDRLGGICIFQRQDHERIAEGVSLEGAALKLSTFKVDPACQGRKVGELFLKAAFKYASANRLQNIFIHGDEERHYFLFEMLADFGFEHVGDHPAGVRRDAVYLKRHPVDPPVITVSPFEYLRSYFPHFSRDPCVSTYVVPIRPEYHDILFPDFDGSSTRQQQLFQQDNYAGNAIKMAYLCRAPTKAMNPGDVLLFYRSVDEHALTSIGVVETYETLADAEAIVARVKRRTVYSLPEIQKMASKPTRVILFRFVRHLSRALPLQELLSRRILGSHPQSITKISHDKFEDILRL comes from the coding sequence ATGCATTTTCTGCTTGATACCAATGTCTTGATCCCCCTTGAGGACTCGTCCATCCCGCTGCGAGACAGTCTGGCCAACTTCGTCAGGTTGGCCACGGCGAACAAACATGTGTTGGTCTACCACCCGGCGTCCATCGACGACATCGAGGAAGACAAGGACGAGGCCCGCCGCGCGCAAACTCTGCAGCGGCTTCGGCAGTACACGAAGCTGGAACACCGACCGGTGTGTCCATGGAACACGCCGGACACCAAGCGCAACGACGCCGCCGACAACGAAATCCTCTACGCGCTTTCGGTGCACGCAGCGTCCGCCCTCGTCACCGAGGACCGACAGATCCACGACAAGGCGAAGACCAGAGGGCTTCTCGACCGCGTCTTCACCATCCAGACGGCCGAGGACCTGCTGCTGCGGCTGCACGAGACGGTCGGTGTCAGGCTACCGAACATCGAGGAGGTCCCGCTCTACCAGCTGACACCTCTGCTGGCGTCCTCGTTCTTCGACAGTCTTCGTGACAGCTACGAGTTCGATGGATGGTTCCGGCGTAAGTCGGAGGAGGGCTGTCGCGCATGGGTGCACTGGGAAGCACGTGACCGGCTGGGAGGGATCTGCATCTTTCAGCGCCAGGATCACGAACGGATTGCGGAGGGCGTCTCGCTTGAGGGAGCGGCGCTCAAGCTCTCGACTTTCAAGGTGGACCCGGCCTGTCAAGGCCGCAAGGTCGGTGAACTCTTCCTGAAAGCCGCCTTCAAGTACGCGAGCGCGAATCGCCTGCAGAACATCTTCATCCACGGTGACGAGGAGCGTCACTACTTCCTCTTTGAGATGCTCGCCGACTTCGGTTTCGAGCATGTCGGCGACCATCCCGCAGGCGTACGCCGCGACGCGGTTTACCTAAAGCGCCATCCGGTGGACCCACCTGTGATCACGGTTTCACCCTTCGAATACCTCCGTTCGTATTTCCCGCACTTCAGCCGCGATCCGTGCGTTTCAACATATGTCGTCCCTATCCGGCCCGAGTACCACGACATCCTGTTCCCGGATTTCGACGGATCATCGACCCGGCAGCAACAACTTTTCCAGCAAGACAACTATGCCGGGAACGCCATCAAAATGGCCTACTTGTGCAGAGCACCGACAAAGGCAATGAACCCCGGCGACGTCTTGCTTTTCTACCGATCTGTGGATGAGCATGCCTTGACCAGCATCGGAGTCGTCGAAACCTACGAGACGCTGGCAGATGCCGAGGCGATCGTCGCCCGCGTAAAGCGGCGTACGGTCTATTCCCTCCCTGAGATCCAGAAAATGGCAAGCAAGCCTACAAGGGTGATTTTGTTCCGCTTCGTGCGACATCTGTCGCGCGCATTACCTCTCCAAGAACTGCTGTCACGCCGAATCCTCGGCAGCCACCCGCAGAGCATTACAAAGATTTCCCATGACAAGTTCGAAGACATCCTTCGCCTTTGA
- a CDS encoding site-specific integrase: protein MAKVVARKETGKLVIDFTYKGVRCREQTALDDTPRNRKMVQAVVDRLLAAIKKGTFVYGEFFPGSANAARLTERQSVDAEPVTEVNDVPVGPTFKTFTDQWLQEHSIEWRRSHIRSLLSTIEGRLYPTFAEKVVSSITKSDVLAFRAALAKEPGRAGKAGLSAKRINEIMGTLKQILEEAADRFDFTSPALNVKRLRVRKSDVQPFSLAEVQIILATVRADYRDYLQVRFLTGMRTGEVNGLKWKYIDFESRLILVRETHVLGEDDYTKTDGSQRDIKMSQPVFEALLRQREITFGNSDYVFCNLLGEPLDNTNFTKRIWYPLLRHLGYELRRPYQMRHTAATLWLASGEAPEFVARQLGHTSTEMLFRTYSRYVPNMTRQDGSAMERLLANQFANGPLVKYEPDDVSPAPKRLAAPKEPIQAQTVVPRRTSPDLYVPASQASAMPVPKPRGTVGAKLIGVTQVPTTTPADTGSAAGRSNGPREANAQPPPADGGLRPQWPMRMAMSFACAGAVSSFRPQAALTH from the coding sequence ATGGCTAAGGTGGTCGCTCGCAAAGAGACGGGCAAGCTCGTCATCGACTTCACGTACAAGGGCGTCCGCTGCCGCGAGCAAACCGCGCTCGACGACACCCCGCGAAATCGCAAGATGGTTCAGGCCGTGGTCGACCGCTTGTTGGCTGCAATCAAGAAGGGCACCTTTGTCTACGGGGAGTTCTTTCCCGGCAGCGCGAATGCGGCTCGCCTGACCGAGCGTCAATCCGTGGATGCTGAGCCAGTCACTGAGGTCAACGATGTGCCCGTAGGCCCCACCTTCAAGACCTTCACCGATCAATGGCTGCAAGAGCACAGCATCGAATGGCGCCGCAGCCACATCCGCTCGCTGCTGTCCACGATCGAAGGTCGGCTGTACCCCACCTTCGCAGAAAAGGTGGTCAGCAGTATCACCAAGTCCGATGTTCTTGCCTTTCGCGCCGCTCTCGCCAAAGAACCAGGTCGCGCAGGCAAGGCTGGTCTCTCAGCCAAGCGCATCAATGAAATCATGGGCACGCTCAAGCAGATCCTGGAGGAAGCCGCCGACCGATTCGACTTTACGTCGCCCGCGTTGAACGTGAAGCGCCTGCGCGTGCGCAAGAGCGACGTGCAGCCGTTCTCGCTCGCCGAGGTCCAGATCATCCTGGCCACCGTGCGCGCCGACTACCGCGACTACCTGCAGGTGCGCTTTCTTACTGGCATGCGCACGGGCGAGGTCAACGGTCTGAAGTGGAAATACATCGACTTCGAAAGCCGCCTGATCCTGGTGCGCGAGACCCACGTGCTCGGTGAGGACGACTACACCAAGACCGATGGCAGCCAGCGCGACATCAAGATGAGCCAGCCGGTGTTCGAGGCGCTGCTGCGCCAGCGCGAGATCACATTCGGCAACTCCGACTACGTGTTCTGCAACCTGCTCGGTGAGCCGCTGGACAACACGAATTTCACCAAGCGCATCTGGTACCCGTTGCTGCGCCACCTGGGTTATGAGCTGCGCCGGCCGTACCAGATGCGGCACACAGCGGCGACGCTCTGGTTGGCGTCAGGTGAAGCACCGGAGTTCGTGGCGCGCCAGCTCGGACACACCAGCACCGAGATGCTGTTTCGGACGTACAGCCGCTATGTGCCCAACATGACGCGCCAGGATGGCAGCGCCATGGAGCGACTGCTTGCGAACCAGTTCGCCAACGGTCCCCTCGTGAAATACGAGCCCGACGATGTGTCTCCGGCGCCGAAGCGCCTGGCCGCCCCCAAGGAGCCCATCCAGGCACAGACCGTCGTGCCGCGTCGCACGTCACCCGATCTGTACGTGCCAGCCAGTCAGGCGTCTGCCATGCCCGTGCCCAAACCACGCGGCACGGTGGGCGCCAAGCTGATCGGGGTCACCCAGGTTCCAACGACCACGCCTGCGGATACCGGCAGCGCCGCAGGTCGCTCGAATGGCCCGCGTGAGGCCAACGCCCAGCCGCCACCCGCAGATGGCGGGCTGAGGCCGCAGTGGCCCATGCGCATGGCGATGAGTTTCGCCTGCGCGGGCGCCGTGAGCAGCTTCAGGCCGCAGGCGGCGCTGACGCACTAG
- a CDS encoding helix-turn-helix domain-containing protein produces MIRFKLGEMIEKKQFADGRRISISEIATATGLNRMTLSKILNQKGYGTGTETIDRLCSYFDCKVEDLMEHLPDEGEAPAESHT; encoded by the coding sequence ATGATCAGGTTCAAGCTCGGCGAGATGATCGAGAAAAAGCAGTTCGCTGACGGCCGCCGGATCAGCATCAGCGAGATCGCGACCGCAACGGGACTCAACAGGATGACCCTGTCGAAGATCCTCAACCAGAAGGGATACGGGACAGGTACCGAGACGATCGATCGGCTCTGCAGCTACTTCGACTGCAAAGTCGAGGACCTCATGGAGCACTTGCCTGATGAAGGTGAGGCTCCCGCCGAATCACATACCTGA